A window from Micromonospora profundi encodes these proteins:
- a CDS encoding YraN family protein, whose product MTKRNQAVGAYGERCAARHLTEAGLRPIARNWRCPDGEIDIIAWDGPVLAFCEVKTRRGDAFGTPAEAVVPAKARRLRGLAARWLAETGTTADEVRFDVLSVRLPDAGAAQVDHLKGAF is encoded by the coding sequence ATGACGAAGCGGAACCAGGCGGTCGGCGCGTACGGCGAGCGGTGCGCCGCCCGGCACCTGACCGAGGCGGGGTTGCGGCCCATCGCCCGGAACTGGCGCTGCCCCGACGGGGAGATCGACATCATCGCCTGGGACGGGCCGGTCCTCGCCTTCTGCGAGGTGAAGACCCGCCGGGGCGACGCCTTCGGCACCCCGGCGGAGGCGGTCGTGCCGGCCAAGGCCCGCAGGCTGCGCGGGCTCGCCGCGCGCTGGCTGGCCGAGACCGGTACGACCGCCGACGAGGTGCGGTTCGACGTTCTCTCGGTGCGGTTGCCCGACGCCGGTGCGGCCCAGGTCGACCACCTCAAAGGTGCGTTCTGA
- a CDS encoding YifB family Mg chelatase-like AAA ATPase: MSYAKVLCVGLVGVTGHLVEVEADLAAGLPAVVISGLPDTALHEARDRVRAAVVNSGQRWPNRRITLNLLPATLPKFGSAFDLAIAAALLGGSGELPLLPLEGVVVLGELGLDGTVRPVRGVLPMVAAAAKAGVGRVIVPVGNAAEAAVIPGVRVRAVDTLHRLVAFVRDGSPLIDPPAATSTPTTGGPDLADVAGQQMGRRALEVAAAGGHHVALLGPPGAGKTMLAERLPSILPELEDDEALEVTALHSVAGLLPPGGRLLRRPPFQAPHHTATVPSLVGGGSGLARPGAVSLAHRGVLFLDEAPEFSKGALEALRQPLENGRVQLSRSGGGTVYPARTQLVLAANPCPCAKPAGDAYCECSPLARRRYLGRLSGPLLDRIDVQVRLMPLRAAELMAAEGDAESSMTVAARVAAARQAAAKRWAGLGRRLNAEVEGPHLRRPPWRLPAQATAELRKRLDSGSLSARGFDRVIRLAWTIADLDGRDRPDRDDVREAIQLRTGEQA; encoded by the coding sequence GTGAGCTACGCGAAGGTGCTGTGCGTAGGGCTGGTCGGAGTCACCGGCCACCTCGTCGAGGTCGAGGCCGACCTGGCTGCCGGACTGCCGGCGGTGGTGATCTCCGGGCTACCGGACACCGCACTGCACGAGGCCCGGGACCGGGTCCGCGCCGCTGTGGTCAACTCCGGCCAGCGCTGGCCCAACCGGCGGATCACTCTGAACCTGCTGCCGGCCACGCTGCCGAAGTTCGGCTCGGCGTTCGACCTGGCCATCGCCGCCGCGCTGCTGGGCGGTTCGGGTGAGCTGCCGCTGCTGCCCCTGGAGGGGGTGGTGGTCCTCGGGGAGCTGGGGCTGGACGGGACCGTCCGACCGGTACGTGGGGTCCTGCCGATGGTCGCCGCCGCGGCCAAGGCCGGCGTCGGCCGGGTGATCGTTCCCGTCGGCAACGCCGCCGAGGCGGCGGTCATCCCCGGCGTACGGGTACGGGCCGTGGACACCCTGCATCGGCTGGTCGCCTTCGTCCGCGACGGCAGCCCGCTGATCGACCCTCCGGCGGCCACCTCGACGCCGACCACCGGCGGCCCGGATCTCGCCGACGTCGCCGGGCAGCAGATGGGTCGGCGCGCGCTTGAGGTCGCCGCCGCAGGCGGGCACCACGTGGCGCTGCTCGGTCCACCGGGAGCCGGCAAGACGATGCTCGCCGAACGGCTGCCGTCGATCCTGCCCGAGTTGGAGGACGACGAGGCGTTGGAGGTGACGGCGCTGCACTCGGTCGCCGGGCTGCTGCCACCGGGTGGCCGGTTGCTGCGCCGCCCACCGTTCCAGGCCCCGCACCACACCGCCACGGTCCCGTCGCTTGTCGGCGGTGGTTCCGGTTTGGCCCGTCCCGGCGCGGTGTCGCTCGCCCACCGGGGGGTGCTGTTTCTGGATGAAGCTCCCGAATTCAGCAAGGGCGCCCTGGAAGCGTTGCGGCAGCCGCTGGAGAACGGCCGCGTGCAGTTGAGCCGCAGCGGAGGCGGCACCGTCTACCCGGCCCGGACACAGCTGGTGCTCGCGGCCAATCCGTGCCCGTGCGCGAAACCGGCAGGCGACGCGTACTGCGAGTGCTCGCCGCTGGCCCGCCGCCGCTACCTGGGTCGGCTCTCCGGGCCGCTGCTCGACCGCATCGACGTCCAGGTGCGGCTCATGCCGTTGCGGGCCGCGGAGCTGATGGCGGCCGAGGGCGACGCCGAGTCCTCGATGACGGTCGCCGCGCGGGTGGCGGCGGCCCGGCAGGCGGCGGCCAAACGCTGGGCCGGCCTCGGCCGGCGGCTCAACGCCGAGGTGGAAGGCCCGCATCTGCGCCGGCCGCCGTGGCGGCTGCCGGCGCAGGCCACCGCCGAGCTGCGCAAACGACTCGACTCCGGGTCGCTGTCGGCGCGTGGCTTCGACCGGGTGATCCGTTTGGCCTGGACCATCGCGGATCTGGACGGCCGGGACCGGCCGGACCGCGATGACGTACGGGAGGCGATCCAACTACGGACGGGGGAGCAAGCGTGA